A single genomic interval of Spinacia oleracea cultivar Varoflay chromosome 6, BTI_SOV_V1, whole genome shotgun sequence harbors:
- the LOC110784738 gene encoding receptor-like protein kinase HERK 1, giving the protein MGYKDGLVSCIMVLCLVCLAYRVYADSYLIDCGATSNTTIGNRVFLADRYAAKYLSTRPNILVKTLSENNLLYHTARVFRNLTSYTFPISQTGRYFIRFHFFPFTSKSYDLSSAKFMVFAQQFKLLNEFSPPKVSVVKEYSVLVNTNRLTILIVPTVNSIAFLNAIEVFLVPDSVTTDYATLINPLPGYKDLVTMALETFYRVNMGGSNIDFDGDKFWRSWIQDDRFLEQKDLSIDIHKYGAANSSGLVAPLVVYESCRELNSQNDIIANVSWNFSVNRGFQYSLRFHYCDIVSTSPDELYFNVYVDSLMISEDLDLTSLAKGSLDTPVYLDYITPELTTNTLRVSIGPTAGAQNQPNAILNG; this is encoded by the coding sequence ATGGGTTACAAAGATGGATTAGTAAGTTGTATTATGGTTCTGTGTTTAGTTTGCCTAGCATATAGGGTATATGCTGATAGTTATTTAATAGATTGTGGGGCAACTAGTAATACTACTATTGGTAATCGGGTTTTCCTTGCCGATAGATATGCCGCAAAATACCTTTCCACTCGTCCAAACATTCTTGTGAAAACTTTGTCTGAAAACAATTTGTTGTATCATACAGCTAGAGTGTTTAGAAATTTAACGAGTTATACATTTCCTATAAGCCAAACAGGGAGATATTTCATTCGTTTTCATTTCTTTCCCTTTACTTCCAAGAGTTATGATTTGAGCTCCGCGAAGTTTATGGTTTTTGCTCAACAGTTTAAGCTGCTTAATGAGTTTTCACCACCAAAAGTTAGTGTTGTTAAAGAATATTCAGTTTTGGTGAACACAAATAGACTTACCATTCTCATAGTACCCACCGTAAATTCCATCGCCTTTCTGAATGCCATTGAAGTCTTTTTAGTTCCTGATTCAGTGACCACAGATTATGCAACATTAATTAATCCACTGCCAGGCTACAAAGACCTTGTTACAATGGCTTTAGAAACATTTTACCGGGTAAATATGGGAGGGTCGAATATAGACTTTGATGGTGACAAATTCTGGAGAAGTTGGATTCAAGATGATAGGTTTTTAGAACAAAAAGACCTTTCTATAGATATCCACAAATATGGAGCTGCTAATTCCAGTGGCCTTGTTGCACCATTAGTTGTCTATGAGAGTTGTAGAGAACTCAACTCCCAAAATGATATCATTGCCAACGTGTCATGGAACTTCAGTGTGAATCGAGGTTTCCAGTATTCTCTTCGTTTTCATTACTGTGATATAGTGAGTACATCTCCGGACGAATTGTACTTTAATGTTTATGTAGATTCGTTGATGATTTCTGAAGACCTTGACCTTACTAGTTTAGCCAAGGGGAGTTTGGATACTCCTGTTTATTTGGATTATATCACACCCGAGCTAACAACCAATACACTTAGGGTAAGCATTGGCCCAACTGCTGGGGCACAGAACCAACCTAATGCTATTTTGAATGGGTAA